The Actinomycetota bacterium genome includes the window CGCGGGCGTGGTAGAAGTACGCGACCATCGACCAGATCGTCAGCGCGACCGCGGCGGCCATCGCGGCCCACGAGAACCACTGCACGGCTACCGGCAGCCAGGCGCCGTCGAGACCGATGAGGGCCGAGTCCTTCACGATGAACGCCGTGATCGCCACGATCTGCATCACCGTCTTGGCCTTGCCGAAATGCGACGCGGCAATCACCTTGCCCTCGGCGACCGCGACCATGCGCAGTCCCGAGACGATCAGTTCGCGCGCGACGATCACGATCGCGATCCATGACGGCAACGCGTCGAGGTCCACGAGTGCGAACAGCGCCGCTGTGACGAGGAGCTTGTCGGCCAGCGGGTCGATGAACTTGCCGAAGGTCGTGACCTCGTTGCGGCTGCGCGCGAGGTAGCCGTCGACCGCGTCCGTCGCGGCCAGCACCGTGAAGATGACCGCGGCGATCCACGGCTTCGCGGCCTCCCAGGCGGCCGGCTCGGGCACGAGCGAGATCCACTCGCCCAGCAGGACGACGAGGAACACTGGGATGAAGACCATCCGTGCGATGGTCACGCGGTTGGCCGCGTTCATCGGGAGCATCAGCGGGACTTCAGCCTCTCGCCGGCAAGGTCGTATCCGAGAGCGTCGGTGATGCGGACGCGTACGATGTCGCCCGCCGAGGCGGGTCCGTCCAACGATACCACCCCGTCGACCTCGGGGGCCTGGCCCCGCCAACGGCCGACGGTCGCACCGTCCTCGTCCACGCCGTCCACGAGCACCTCGAGCGTCTCCCCTACCCGCTCGGCGGCCTTCGCGAAGCCGATGCGGTCGGCGGTCTCGCGAACGCGGTTCGCACGCGCGACGCGCTCGCGCGCGGGGACGCGCGGCCGCATGCGGGCGGCCGGAGTGCCGTCCTCGGGCGAGTACGCGAACACGCCCGCGTAGTCGATGCGGGCTTCCTCGAGGAAGTCCTCGAGGAGGGCGAGGTCCGCCTCGGTCTCGCCGGGGAAGCCCGCGATGAGCGAGGTGCGCAGCACGATGCCTGGGACCGCCTCACGGATGCGGGCGATGAGCGCGAGGTGCGACTCGGCGTCGCCGGTCCGGCCCATACGGCGCAGGACGTCGCGCGAGGCGTGCTGGAGCGGCAGGTCGAGGTAGCGGCAGACGGCCGGCACGGTCGCGATGGCGTCGAGCAGGTCGCATGTGATGCCGTCGGGCTGGACGTACATGAGGCGCAGCCAGTCGAGGTCCTCGATGGCGCCCAGTGTGCGGACGACGTCGGCGAGCGTCTCGTGCCCGCCGAGGTCCCTGCCCCACGAGGAGATGTCCTGGCCGACGAGCACGACCTCGCGCGCGCGTGCGCGGACGAGCGCGCGCGCCTCGTGCTCGATCTCGCGCAGCGGCGTGCTGCGGTACCGGCCGCGGATGGCGGGGATGGTGCAGTACGCGCAGGCGCGGAAGCACCCGTCGCTGACCTTGAGGTACGCCGACGGTCCGACCACGGCACGCTCCGGGCCGTCGCCCGGCGCAGGCTGCAGGCCGGACAGCGCGAAGAGGTACTTGAGCAGCTCGTGCTCCTCGGCCACCGGGATGAACGCGTCCACCTCGGGCAGCTCCGCGACGAGGTCGCGGCCGTACCGGGACGGCAGGCATCCCGCGACGACGAGCTTGCGCCCCTCGCCCGCCGGCTTCCACCTCAGCGCGAGGTCGAGGGTGTGCTCGATCGCCTCCTCGGCGGCCTCACGGATGAAGGCGCAGGTGTTCAGGATGGTGACGTCGGCGGCGTCTTCGTCGGCGGTCAGCTCGGCGCCGGTCAGCGCCACGAGCGCGGCCATCTTCTCGGAGTCGACCTCGTTCTTGGGGCAGCCGAGGGTGACGATGCGGACGCGGACGGTCATGGGCGACTTCGCCGCTAGCGGTAGTTGACGAACTGGAGCGGCAGGCCGTAGTCGGCCTCGCGCAGCAGCCGGATGACGGCCTGCAACTCGTCCTTGCTCGCGGCCGAGACGCGCAGCTTGTCGCCCTCGATCTGCGACTTCACCTTGAGCTTGCTGTCGCGGATGTCCTTCCCGATGCGCTTGGCGGTGTCCGCGTCGATGCCGGATACGATGGCGCCGACACATCGCACCGCGCCGCCGGACGCGGGCTCGTTGGCTCCCCAGCGCACCGCGGTGAGGTCGATCTCGCGGCGGACGAGCTTGGTGTTGAGCACGTCGAGCACCTGGCGCAGGACGAAGTCGCTCGGCGCCGTGATCGTGAAGGCGTGGCCGTGCTTGTCGAGCTCGAGCTTCGCGCCCGAGTCCTTGAGGTCGAAGCGCTGCGACAGCTCGCGCAGGGTCTGCTGGAAGGCGTTGTCGACCTCCTGCATGTCGACCTGGCTGACGACGTCGAAGCTGCTGTCCTTGGCCATCGTTGCGGTGATCCTTCCGTGGAGGGTCGCTTCAGGGAGCGCTACTGTTCGGCGGTGATGACGATCGTGGGCACCTTGCCGATGGTCTGCGGCTTCTCGGTGACCTGCGTGCCGTCGCGGTAGACGACGGTCGCCGAGGGGCGGCCCATGCCGACGGACGCCTCGGACTTGACCAGCCAGGTCTTCGTGTCGCCGTCGGTCATCATGCCCTCGTACGCGCGCAGCCCGTCGACCTTGACGATCGTCCAGGACGCCTGGCCCTTCTTGACCGTGACCTTGAGCTCGAACTCGGCGCCGACCGGGGTCGCGCCCGTCGGCGTGATCGCGGGCTCGGGGGCGTCGACGACGCCGGGCGTGCCGGTCGCCGTCACG containing:
- the pgsA gene encoding CDP-diacylglycerol--glycerol-3-phosphate 3-phosphatidyltransferase: MNAANRVTIARMVFIPVFLVVLLGEWISLVPEPAAWEAAKPWIAAVIFTVLAATDAVDGYLARSRNEVTTFGKFIDPLADKLLVTAALFALVDLDALPSWIAIVIVARELIVSGLRMVAVAEGKVIAASHFGKAKTVMQIVAITAFIVKDSALIGLDGAWLPVAVQWFSWAAMAAAVALTIWSMVAYFYHARDVLTGPWNAGRAS
- the rimO gene encoding 30S ribosomal protein S12 methylthiotransferase RimO, translated to MTVRVRIVTLGCPKNEVDSEKMAALVALTGAELTADEDAADVTILNTCAFIREAAEEAIEHTLDLALRWKPAGEGRKLVVAGCLPSRYGRDLVAELPEVDAFIPVAEEHELLKYLFALSGLQPAPGDGPERAVVGPSAYLKVSDGCFRACAYCTIPAIRGRYRSTPLREIEHEARALVRARAREVVLVGQDISSWGRDLGGHETLADVVRTLGAIEDLDWLRLMYVQPDGITCDLLDAIATVPAVCRYLDLPLQHASRDVLRRMGRTGDAESHLALIARIREAVPGIVLRTSLIAGFPGETEADLALLEDFLEEARIDYAGVFAYSPEDGTPAARMRPRVPARERVARANRVRETADRIGFAKAAERVGETLEVLVDGVDEDGATVGRWRGQAPEVDGVVSLDGPASAGDIVRVRITDALGYDLAGERLKSR
- a CDS encoding YajQ family cyclic di-GMP-binding protein, encoding MAKDSSFDVVSQVDMQEVDNAFQQTLRELSQRFDLKDSGAKLELDKHGHAFTITAPSDFVLRQVLDVLNTKLVRREIDLTAVRWGANEPASGGAVRCVGAIVSGIDADTAKRIGKDIRDSKLKVKSQIEGDKLRVSAASKDELQAVIRLLREADYGLPLQFVNYR